The Limanda limanda chromosome 13, fLimLim1.1, whole genome shotgun sequence region TGCTCTGTGGCGCCGCCCTGTCCATCCTCCTCGTTAGAAACATGGCCGCCGTCGGACAGTTCAGACCCAAGACCAAGTATCCACACACGTCTTCATCCTCCTCGAGAGCGTCTTCGTCGCCGGGATCGACGCCCAGAACCTCGCTGCCGCCGGCCGTGCTGTCCCGGCAGGTGGGCGGTTCCCATCGGAGAACCCGCTCGGCGGACAACGTGAACTCTCTCCTCACTGATTGTAAGATAAAcactttttcttcctgtttacttcctgtccTGACCAGGTGTCGTGAGAAGAGGTTGTTCAGAGAACTGGTTTTAATGTATCAAAAGCTATCACAAGCTCCGATAACGATCTCTaaacattttgttctttttaccAAAGACAACATGTTTAATCTGAATCATCTGAACCTTGTAGTTCTTGAGAAGTTATCCACAGTTCAAAGAAAATCAGATACACCGCTCTTCACTGTTCCATAATGCTTGACTTATCTCCTCTTTCAGTTACCATGATGTTCCAGAGCTTCACCGAGGGCGAGCTGCAGCATGTGGTCGGCACCTTGCTCGAccggaagagaaggaagagccGGCGTCAGGGCGACAGCCAGACCCGCAGGACTAAGAGAGCTCGGCGTCCCAAGCCGTGCTCGCTGAGGGAGCTGGAGATGACCGTGAGCGAACTGGGTCTCGGCTACGACAGCGACGA contains the following coding sequences:
- the LOC133018745 gene encoding neurturin; this translates as MKLWKGATFAFMLCGAALSILLVRNMAAVGQFRPKTKYPHTSSSSSRASSSPGSTPRTSLPPAVLSRQVGGSHRRTRSADNVNSLLTDFTMMFQSFTEGELQHVVGTLLDRKRRKSRRQGDSQTRRTKRARRPKPCSLRELEMTVSELGLGYDSDETVLLRYCSGKCLAHRHNYDITMEHMMRSGFRKKGRKDKVGNGPCCRPTAFENDFSFLDNNSRYHTIQNVSAKNCGCV